The Cheilinus undulatus linkage group 2, ASM1832078v1, whole genome shotgun sequence genome has a window encoding:
- the abhd15a gene encoding protein ABHD15, whose protein sequence is MLEWLVALCITILVVLIWPGSEYFGSESKTDALLQGLEMSQQTVKDKTGRRLSDRDESDGTGEKSRAVALICKPSALANYLLKHCRTFSHFTPCLGWTWRASAFLQSVYEACWPYDSPVQFVRDNLQLSDDGLVALDWAVPSYQKRRRTSSHSTSPVLLIIPNSFGRITRNVLKLCETALSHGYLPAVFNRRSHNSTPLTTVKLQQFGDPTDLREAVRYIRYRQPAGRLYAVSESTGSGLLLSYLGECGSSSYITAAVCLSPVFRCQSWFESGLYWPLQWVLVLYQKICLSRYKTVLGETIQTDTLFSSCSLRSLEESLFCQTAHSAFPTGAPSGSSSISSGAWDTYWERNEPLRDVDEVAIPVLSVCAQDDPIRGDTQSTIPLELFETNPHFFLLLTERGGHCSFSTQPGESAVGVVGCAAVPNSVTENRGTNWSHKALLEFFRATTDFFAAEERAKQLAARRRGLGGGAGGRVFRHRSVSTCKRMPACSHNIHAIYNWQRSYTR, encoded by the exons ATGCTGGAATGGCTTGTTGCTCTGTGCATTACGATCCTGGTGGTACTAATCTGGCCAGGCTCCGAATATTTTGGCAGCGAGAGCAAGACGGATGCTTTGCTTCAAGGACTGGAGATGTCTCAGCAGACAGTGAAGGATAAGACCGGGAGGCGCTTGTCAGACCGAGATGAGAGCGACGGAACCGGCGAGAAATCGCGCGCCGTGGCATTAATCTGCAAACCATCGGCTTTGGCGAACTACCTCCTGAAACACTGCAGGACTTTCAGTCATTTCACGCCGTGTCTCGGGTGGACGTGGCGGGCCAGCGCCTTCCTGCAGAGTGTGTATGAGGCGTGCTGGCCGTACGACAGCCCGGTCCAGTTCGTGCGGGACAACCTGCAGCTGAGCGACGACGGGCTGGTGGCCCTGGACTGGGCTGTGCCATCGTACCAGAAGCGACGCAGGACGTCCAGTCACTCCACTAGTCCAGTCTTGCTCATCATCCCCAACTCTTTTGGGAGGATCaccagaaatgtcctgaag TTGTGTGAGACAGCGCTCTCCCATGGCTACCTGCCGGCAGTTTTTAACCGCCGCAGCCACAACAGCACCCCGCTCACCACCGTCAAGCTGCAGCAGTTTGGTGACCCTACAGATCTGCGTGAGGCTGTGCGTTACATCCGCTACAGACAGCCTGCAGGAAGACTATACGCAGTGAGCGAAAGCACCGGGTCTGGCCTCCTCCTGTCCTACCTGGGAGAGTGTGGGTCATCCAGCTACATCACTGCGGCCGTCTGTCTGTCGCCCGTGTTCCGCTGTCAGAGCTGGTTTGAGAGTGGGTTGTACTGGCCACTGCAGTGGGTGCTAGTGCTCTACCAGAAGATATGTCTCAGCAG GTACAAGACAGTGCTGGGTGAGACCATACAGACAGATACCCTGTTTTCCAGCTGTTCCTTGCGTAGCTTAGAGGAGTCACTGTTCTGTCAGACAGCACATTCAGCCTTTCCAACAGGAGCACCATCAGGGAGCAGCAGCATCTCTTCAGGTGCCTGGGACACTTACTGGGAACGTAACGAGCCCTTAAGAGACGTGGATGAAGTAGCTATCCCAGTTTTGAGCGTGTGCGCTCAGGATGACCCCATCCGTGGTGATACCCAATCCACAATCCCCTTGGAACTCTTTGAGACGAACCCacattttttcctcctcctgaCTGAACGTGGTGGCCACTGTAGTTTCTCCACCCAGCCAGGGGAAAGTGCAGTGGGTGTTGTTGGTTGTGCGGCGGTGCCCAACAGTGTGACGGAGAACCGTGGTACCAATTGGAGCCACAAAGCTCTGCTGGAATTCTTCAGAGCCACTACGGACTTCTTTGCAGCGGAGGAGAGAGCAAAGCAGCTTGCGGCAAGGAGGAGAGGGCTGGGGGGAGGGGCAGGAGGGAGGGTTTTCCGCCACCGCAGTGTCAGTACGTGTAAACGGATGCCAGCGTGTTCTCATAATATCCATGCCATTTACAACTGGCAAAGATCTTACACACGATGA